A single region of the Hylaeus volcanicus isolate JK05 chromosome 5, UHH_iyHylVolc1.0_haploid, whole genome shotgun sequence genome encodes:
- the LOC128876228 gene encoding probable actin-related protein 2/3 complex subunit 2 isoform X1: MVKFLEIHNRILEETLTNKVKNTLSGHKPESTDVVVADFDGVLFHISNLSGDKSKIRISILLKFYKQLQEHGADELLIRKYGSHLIAPETGYNVSVLLDLENLPEDWELLVKNIALLKRHCFASVFEKYFDFQEEYYDSPGTELQNYRAVIQYRDEETMYVEAKSDRVTVVFSTIFKDEDDMVIGKLFLQELKEGRRASHTAPQVLFNHREPPLELQDFDAAVGDCIGYITFVLFPRHTNREARDNTIDLIHMFRNYLHYHIKCSKVYIHSRMRTKTTDFLKVLNRARSQSKNTEKKTITGRTFIRKE, encoded by the exons ATGGTTAAATTTCTCG AGATACACAACAGGATACTAGAAGAGACATTAACcaacaaagtaaaaaatactttGTCAGG TCATAAACCAGAATCTACAGATGTTGTTGTAGCAGATTTCGATGgagttttatttcatatttctaacTTAAGCGGTGACAAGTCAAAAATTAGA ATAAGTATTTTactcaaattttataaacaattacaagAACATGGGGCTGATGAATTACTTATACGTAAATATGGGTCTCATCTTATAGCTCCTGAAACTG GTTACAATGTTTCGGTATTATTAGATTTGGAAAATTTACCAGAAGATTGGGAATTattagttaaaaatattgcgCTTTTAAAAAGGCATTGTTTTGCCAGTGTTTTCGAGAAGTATTTTGATTTTCAAGAAGAATATTATGATTCGCCAGGTACAGAATTACAGAATTACAGGGCTGTCATCCAATATAGAGACGAAGAAACAAT gtATGTAGAAGCCAAAAGTGATAGAGTAACAGTGGTGTTTAGTACAATATTTAAAGACGAAGACGATATGGTTAttgggaaattatttttacaagaattAAAGGAAGGCAGACGAGCGAGTCATACAGCTCCGCAAGTTCTGTTTAATCACCGTGAGCCTCCGTTAGAGTTACAAGATTTTGACGCAGCGGTTGGCGACTGCATTGGATATATTACATTTG TACTCTTTCCACGACATACAAATAGAGAAGCTCGTGATAATACCATCGATTTAATACACatgtttagaaattatttacactatCATATCAAGTGTAGTAAAGTTTATATTCACTCAAGAATGCGTACCAAAACAACAGACTTCTTAAAAGTTCTAAATCGAGCGAGATCTCAATCTAAAAATACTGAAAAGAAAACCATTAC GGGTCGAACATTCATCAGAAAGGAATga
- the LOC128876229 gene encoding uncharacterized protein LOC128876229, with protein MDASFGLNQLGTNEALADTPILSQTPPSFATSINETKRYGQSIKRILKSDTVYENHGLVSTQYIKHNNEKKSNKCTIQNSAITQDKTVSNVTASTTSFVSIPRSINPDTPIENICLNTDRNDCHFTQNHMDTTEDINPYSVRSVSSPQLTIKPVAQSKVCRKASLKSMNLSNSTLDNSVPNHRKSNDSISDTRIIDISNCSITFADKEVPFSCLSETTQGNDTRNKWNTGEVHITCNPLSTPYPYSTPHRNIMSETVTEPLDDEPKTRSCGSFLPILSLIPQTVISFQYLSPKMKFSWWRNKIS; from the coding sequence ATGGACGCTTCATTCGGTCTTAACCAATTAGGAACAAATGAAGCGCTTGCCGATACCCCTATCCTTTCTCAGACACCCCCTTCTTTCGCCACTTCCATTAACGAAACAAAGAGATACGGTCAATCTATAAAACGTATACTAAAATCTGATACTGTTTACGAAAACCATGGTCTTGTATCTACTCAgtacataaaacataataatgaaaaaaaatctaaCAAGTGCACTATACAAAACTCTGCGATTACCCAAGACAAAACTGTATCAAACGTTACAGCATCCACGACTTCATTTGTATCCATACCTCGATCCATAAATCCCGACACGcctatagaaaatatatgtttaaatacAGACAGGAACGATTGTCACTTTACACAAAATCATATGGATACGACGGAAGATATTAATCCTTATTCCGTACGATCTGTATCATCGCcgcaattaacaattaaacCTGTTGCACAATCAAAAGTTTGTAGAAAAGCATCCTtgaaatcgatgaatttatcaaattctACGTTAGATAATTCTGTACCAAATCATCGTAAAAGTAACGACTCAATATCGGACACACGTATAATCGATATTTCTAACTGTTCCATCACCTTCGCAGATAAAGAGGTACCTTTTTCATGTCTTTCCGAAACGACACAAGGAAACGATACgagaaataaatggaatacGGGAGAGGTGCACATTACTTGTAATCCACTATCAACGCCATATCCGTATTCCACGCCTCATCGTAACATTATGAGCGAAACTGTAACAGAACCACTAGACGACGAACCAAAAACTCGCAGCTGTGGAAGTTTTTTACCAATCTTATCGTTGATCCCGCAGACGGTGATCAGTTTTCAGTATTTAAGcccgaaaatgaaattctcttggtggagaaataaaatttcgtga
- the LOC128876228 gene encoding probable actin-related protein 2/3 complex subunit 2 isoform X2, producing the protein MILLEIHNRILEETLTNKVKNTLSGHKPESTDVVVADFDGVLFHISNLSGDKSKIRISILLKFYKQLQEHGADELLIRKYGSHLIAPETGYNVSVLLDLENLPEDWELLVKNIALLKRHCFASVFEKYFDFQEEYYDSPGTELQNYRAVIQYRDEETMYVEAKSDRVTVVFSTIFKDEDDMVIGKLFLQELKEGRRASHTAPQVLFNHREPPLELQDFDAAVGDCIGYITFVLFPRHTNREARDNTIDLIHMFRNYLHYHIKCSKVYIHSRMRTKTTDFLKVLNRARSQSKNTEKKTITGRTFIRKE; encoded by the exons ATGATTTTGTTAGAGATACACAACAGGATACTAGAAGAGACATTAACcaacaaagtaaaaaatactttGTCAGG TCATAAACCAGAATCTACAGATGTTGTTGTAGCAGATTTCGATGgagttttatttcatatttctaacTTAAGCGGTGACAAGTCAAAAATTAGA ATAAGTATTTTactcaaattttataaacaattacaagAACATGGGGCTGATGAATTACTTATACGTAAATATGGGTCTCATCTTATAGCTCCTGAAACTG GTTACAATGTTTCGGTATTATTAGATTTGGAAAATTTACCAGAAGATTGGGAATTattagttaaaaatattgcgCTTTTAAAAAGGCATTGTTTTGCCAGTGTTTTCGAGAAGTATTTTGATTTTCAAGAAGAATATTATGATTCGCCAGGTACAGAATTACAGAATTACAGGGCTGTCATCCAATATAGAGACGAAGAAACAAT gtATGTAGAAGCCAAAAGTGATAGAGTAACAGTGGTGTTTAGTACAATATTTAAAGACGAAGACGATATGGTTAttgggaaattatttttacaagaattAAAGGAAGGCAGACGAGCGAGTCATACAGCTCCGCAAGTTCTGTTTAATCACCGTGAGCCTCCGTTAGAGTTACAAGATTTTGACGCAGCGGTTGGCGACTGCATTGGATATATTACATTTG TACTCTTTCCACGACATACAAATAGAGAAGCTCGTGATAATACCATCGATTTAATACACatgtttagaaattatttacactatCATATCAAGTGTAGTAAAGTTTATATTCACTCAAGAATGCGTACCAAAACAACAGACTTCTTAAAAGTTCTAAATCGAGCGAGATCTCAATCTAAAAATACTGAAAAGAAAACCATTAC GGGTCGAACATTCATCAGAAAGGAATga
- the LOC128876230 gene encoding transmembrane inner ear expressed protein: MKEMNESTIASISSSSPVSPCSPTEVAIGPEDCVQGVEKWLEDEALAGFRVWQLAGIILSILLSVLIGLCCCIRFRVPRTKQEIEADYIRKKITKSFRNELSKINNVEMDNMDLKKALVKIQNKFDMEMYEIQNELQETTQKSIQHGLRSRFNAMISGIRFTKQECIKPDNII; the protein is encoded by the exons ATGAAAGAGATGAATGAGTCAACTATCGCATCAATTTCGTCTTCGTCTCCTGTTTCACCATGCTCACCTACTGAAGTAGCTATAGGTCCAGAAGATTGTGTTCAAGGTGTCGAAAAATGGTTGGAAGACGAAGCATTGGCCGGGTTCCGCGTTTGGCAACTCGCAGGCATAATTCTTTCTATCTTGCTTAGCGTACTCATCGGACTTTGTTGTTGCATTCGATTCAGAGTGCCACGGACCAAGCAAGAAATAGAGGCTGAttatattcgaaaaaaaataacaaagagcTTTAGAAACGAGttatctaaaattaataatgtagaAATGGACAACATGGATTTGAAAAAAG CATtagttaaaattcaaaataaatttgacatgGAAATGTATGAGATACAGAATGAACTTCAAGAAACGACACAGAAAAGTATACAGCATGGGTTACGTTCAAGATTTAATGCAATGATCAGTGGAATTCGTTTCACTAAACAAGAATGTATTAAACCTGAcaatataatttga